A single Capra hircus breed San Clemente chromosome 13, ASM170441v1, whole genome shotgun sequence DNA region contains:
- the PTER gene encoding phosphotriesterase-related protein, translating to MSSLSGKVQTVLGLVEPGTLGRTLTHEHLTMTFDCCYYPPPPSHEVISKEPIIMKNLFWIHKNPYSHKENLQLNQETEAIKEELLDFKAKGGGALVENTTTGISRDVRTLKWLAEETGVHIIAGAGFYVDATHSSETRAMSVEQLTDVLVNEILRGADGTSIKCGVIGEIGCSWPLTDSERKVLQATAHAQTQLGCPVIIHPGRNQSAPFQIIRVLQEAGADISKTVMSHLDRTILDKKELLEFAQLGCYLEYDLFGTELFHYQFNPDIDMPNDNKRIKRVRLLVDEGYEDRILMAHDIHTKNRLTKYGGHGYSHILTNIVPKMLLRGITEGTLDKILIENPKQWLTFK from the exons ATGTCTTCCTTAAGTGGGAAAGTTCAAACGGTCCTGGGCCTTGTGGAGCCTGGCACACTGGGTCGCACCCTGACCCACGAACATTTGACAATGACCTTCGACTGCTGTTACTACCCACCTCCTCCAAGCCACGAAGTTATCTCCAAGGAGCCtattataatgaaaaatttattttggatCCATAAAAACCCTTATTCCCATAAAGAGAATCTGCAGCTGAATCAGGAGACGGAAGCCATCAAGGAAGAACTGTTGGATTTTAAAGCCAAAGGTGGAGGAGCTTTGGTGGAAAACACAACCACTGGGATCAGCCGAGACGTGCGGACCTTGAAGTGGCTTGCGGAAGAGACGGGCGTCCACATCATAGCTGGGGCTGGCTTTTATGTGGATGCGACTCACTCTTCAGAGACCAGAGCCATGTCAGTGGAGCAG CTTACTGATGTCCTTGTTAATGAAATTCTCCGTGGAGCCGATGGAACCAGTATCAAGTGCGGCGTTATTGGGGAAATTGGTTGCTCCTGGCCTCTGACTGACAGTGAAAGAAAGGTTCTGCAGGCAACAGCTCATGCCCAGACTCAGCTTGGCTGTCCTGTTATTATTCATCCCGGAAGGAATCAAAGTGCACCATTTCAGATTATCCGAGTGTTGCAAGAAGCTGGAGCAGACATCTCCAAAACAGTTATGTCACACCTCGATAG GACTATCCTGGATAAGAAGGAactactggagtttgctcagcttgGCTGTTACTTGGAATATGATCTCTTTGGTACTGAACTTTTTCATTATCAGTTCAACCCAGATATTGACATGCCCAATgataataaaagaattaaaag GGTGCGACTTCTGGTGGATGAGGGCTACGAGGACCGAATTCTGATGGCACATGACATACATACGAAGAATCGGCTGACGAAATACGGAGGTCACGGCTATTCCCATATCCTTACCAACATTGTTCCTAAAATGTTGCTGAGGGGGATAACTGAGGGTACACTTGATAAGATACTGATCGAGAACCCCAAGCAATGGCTAACTTTCAAATAG